One segment of Curtobacterium sp. MR_MD2014 DNA contains the following:
- a CDS encoding FUSC family protein: protein MNPVARLRSSSRTPFLQVVKTAVAVVAAVLLCRALIDGPFPTFAAIAALLVVQPSINQSFVKGLERSAGVVLGVVLATAFHLVFGDGVWVVLVVIVLAILLSWALRLTPTSATQVGISGMLVLTAGVVTPNYSADRVLETVVGAVVALAVNAVIVPPVLLEPAHLAVARLARDTAAAFERIAIGLTEGWDAERWDEALRQARALRQQHARAEASLTAAGESLTMNPRGGRHRTILQRDTTVAEHLRVLVTRVTGMTRAIRDNTAPDLRSDPVVGSIATEVARIGADVRALSARVEATRLHHAERDGFTGTAADDTTAAEPALTAPLEVVRPNSRHWVLIGALLEDIRRVREELLGEDD, encoded by the coding sequence GTGAACCCGGTCGCGCGCCTCCGCAGTTCCAGCCGCACACCGTTCCTGCAGGTCGTGAAGACCGCGGTCGCGGTGGTCGCGGCGGTCCTGCTCTGCCGTGCGCTCATCGACGGGCCGTTCCCGACCTTCGCCGCGATCGCCGCGCTGCTCGTCGTGCAGCCGAGCATCAACCAGTCGTTCGTGAAGGGCCTCGAGCGCAGCGCCGGCGTGGTGCTCGGCGTCGTGCTGGCGACCGCCTTCCACCTGGTCTTCGGTGACGGCGTCTGGGTCGTGCTCGTCGTCATCGTGCTGGCGATCCTGCTGAGCTGGGCACTCCGTCTGACCCCGACGTCGGCAACCCAGGTGGGCATCAGCGGCATGCTCGTGCTCACCGCGGGGGTCGTCACGCCGAACTACTCGGCCGACCGGGTCCTCGAGACCGTCGTCGGCGCCGTCGTCGCACTCGCGGTGAACGCCGTGATCGTGCCGCCCGTGCTCCTCGAACCGGCGCACCTCGCGGTCGCCCGACTGGCCCGGGACACCGCCGCCGCGTTCGAACGGATCGCGATCGGCCTCACCGAGGGCTGGGACGCCGAGCGGTGGGACGAGGCCCTGCGCCAGGCGCGGGCCCTCCGGCAGCAGCACGCCCGCGCCGAGGCCTCGCTCACCGCGGCGGGCGAGTCGCTGACGATGAACCCCCGTGGTGGCCGACACCGAACGATCCTGCAGCGGGACACGACGGTCGCGGAGCACCTGCGCGTCCTGGTCACACGGGTCACCGGGATGACCCGGGCGATCCGCGACAACACGGCGCCGGACCTCCGGTCGGACCCGGTGGTGGGGAGCATCGCGACCGAGGTCGCCCGCATCGGGGCGGACGTCCGAGCACTGAGCGCACGGGTCGAGGCGACGCGGCTGCACCACGCGGAGCGCGACGGCTTCACGGGCACCGCCGCCGACGACACGACGGCCGCGGAGCCCGCGCTGACGGCGCCGCTCGAGGTCGTCCGGCCGAACTCGCGGCACTGGGTGCTCATCGGCGCCCTGCTCGAGGACATCCGACGGGTGCGGGAGGAGCTGCTCGGCGAGGACGACTGA